One genomic window of Streptomonospora nanhaiensis includes the following:
- a CDS encoding serine/threonine-protein kinase, which translates to MPGPESLSPNDPKSFGDYSVVGRLGKGGQGVVYLGRNPEGEEVAIKVLNDQWSQDDDLRKRFEKEVRAAQKVASFCTAAIHEAQLDKDPPYVVSEYVPGQSLQEAVATKGPHKGAALQRLAVSTATALVAIHQAGIVHRDFKPGNVLLGPDGPRVIDFGIARVADGTATLTNSIVGTPSYMAPEQIEGRGITDKVDIFAWGCVVAFASTGNAPFGQDSVPAVVHRVVSAPPNLDGVPDSLLPIVQTCLDKDPARRPTAQELLMRLLGHESAVSTDDALKEGERIAESGPPLSGPQTPIPPSNQVGGYAPMGGMAPGHTPSGPQTPFPGYGPGPAPNSGPQAGFPHQPPRGPQPHGPNVTGVRPGPAGPPHTGPNTMYGGRAMPTQRPQLPPQGRPPQQVEDPILSHGWVVPAVLIAIIILVLVLFLAALST; encoded by the coding sequence TCGGGCGCAACCCCGAGGGCGAAGAGGTCGCGATCAAGGTCCTCAACGACCAGTGGTCGCAGGACGACGACCTCCGCAAGCGGTTCGAGAAGGAGGTGCGGGCGGCGCAGAAGGTCGCGTCGTTCTGCACCGCCGCCATCCACGAGGCCCAGCTCGACAAGGACCCGCCCTACGTGGTGTCGGAGTACGTGCCGGGCCAGTCGCTCCAGGAGGCGGTGGCCACCAAGGGGCCGCACAAGGGCGCGGCGCTGCAGCGGCTGGCGGTCTCCACGGCCACCGCGCTGGTGGCCATCCACCAGGCCGGGATCGTGCACCGCGACTTCAAGCCGGGCAACGTGCTGCTGGGCCCTGACGGCCCCCGCGTGATCGACTTCGGCATCGCCCGCGTCGCCGACGGCACGGCCACCCTGACCAACTCGATCGTGGGCACGCCCTCCTACATGGCGCCCGAGCAGATCGAGGGCCGGGGGATCACCGACAAGGTCGACATCTTCGCCTGGGGCTGCGTGGTGGCGTTCGCCTCCACCGGCAACGCCCCCTTCGGCCAGGACAGCGTGCCCGCCGTGGTGCACCGGGTGGTCAGCGCGCCGCCCAACCTCGACGGCGTGCCCGACTCCCTGCTGCCGATCGTGCAGACGTGCCTGGACAAGGACCCCGCGCGCCGGCCCACCGCGCAGGAGCTGCTGATGCGGCTGCTGGGCCACGAGTCCGCGGTCTCCACCGACGACGCCCTCAAGGAGGGCGAGCGCATCGCGGAGTCCGGGCCGCCGCTGAGCGGGCCGCAGACCCCGATCCCGCCGTCCAACCAGGTGGGCGGCTACGCGCCGATGGGCGGCATGGCGCCGGGGCACACCCCCAGCGGGCCGCAGACCCCGTTCCCCGGCTACGGCCCCGGCCCGGCGCCCAACTCCGGCCCCCAGGCGGGGTTCCCGCACCAGCCGCCGCGCGGCCCGCAGCCGCACGGGCCCAACGTCACCGGCGTGCGCCCCGGTCCGGCCGGGCCGCCGCACACCGGCCCCAACACCATGTACGGCGGGCGGGCCATGCCCACCCAGCGGCCGCAGCTGCCGCCGCAGGGGCGGCCCCCGCAGCAGGTCGAGGACCCCATCCTGTCGCACGGCTGGGTGGTCCCGGCCGTGCTCATCGCCATCATCATCCTGGTGCTCGTGCTGTTCCTGGCGGCGCTGAGCACCTGA
- a CDS encoding SGNH hydrolase domain-containing protein: MQSTPDSASAAPPPAPAAHQAPAGRAPAKGSTYRPEIQGLRAVAVLLVAVYHIWLGRVSGGVDVFLLLTGFLITGSLLRSVERKGGIGFAAFWTRMVKRLVPGAAVVLAGILTATYLFLPADRWRDVIAEVVAAALYYENWHLALNSVDYLARSGVASPVQHFWSLSIQGQFYLLWPFLIGGAAWLAARAKRPSPRGAVAVGLGLVFTASLAYSVVTTASQQAWAYFDLGARLWEFALGGLLALALPHLRLPMWLRVLLGWTGVAALVLCGLLVQVSTLFPGYIALWPTMAAVLVIAAGTTGRPLAVDRLLNLRAMHYVGDHAYALYLWHWPVLICYLEVTDRTLPSLTGGFAVLAVSMLLAVATRWITETRVDVFTRVRPARRWSLAVGAAFLVPVLAATGLWSGYLTEQQRQQELAVEQSGSYTGAQALTAPAAQQDQAPVPVYPAPADAADDVPRTYADGCNQETGKSEVLTCVYGPDDAEHTVALVGASHAAHWFPALMEIAEDRDWRVVNIIKGSCLFTDIVQVYRGEEYHSCAQWNSGVLDELRRLRPDAVFTTATSTSIDGEAGFGGEVVVEGYVDRWRELDRMGIDVVAVRDTPRMPFDAPECVAEDGPEACVADRSFSMDAESPLEKLEDVPDNVAFIDMTDHMCDGDRCPAVIGNILVYWDTGHITTTYMRTLAPGLGERIAAATDL; encoded by the coding sequence GTGCAGTCGACCCCCGACTCCGCTTCCGCCGCGCCGCCCCCCGCCCCAGCGGCACACCAGGCCCCCGCCGGGCGCGCACCGGCCAAGGGGTCCACCTACCGCCCCGAGATCCAGGGCCTGCGCGCCGTCGCGGTGCTGCTCGTGGCGGTCTACCACATCTGGCTCGGCCGGGTCTCCGGCGGCGTCGACGTCTTCCTGCTGCTCACCGGCTTTCTGATCACCGGCTCCCTGCTGCGCTCGGTGGAGCGCAAGGGCGGCATCGGCTTCGCCGCCTTCTGGACCCGCATGGTCAAGCGGCTGGTGCCCGGCGCCGCCGTGGTGCTCGCGGGCATCCTGACCGCCACCTACCTGTTCCTGCCCGCCGACCGCTGGCGCGACGTCATCGCCGAGGTCGTCGCCGCCGCCCTGTACTACGAGAACTGGCACCTGGCGCTCAACTCGGTCGACTACCTGGCGCGCAGCGGCGTGGCCAGCCCGGTCCAGCACTTCTGGTCGCTGTCCATCCAGGGCCAGTTCTACCTGCTGTGGCCCTTCCTCATCGGCGGCGCCGCCTGGCTCGCGGCCCGCGCCAAGCGGCCCTCCCCGCGCGGCGCGGTCGCCGTGGGCCTGGGCCTGGTCTTCACCGCCTCGCTGGCCTACTCCGTGGTCACCACCGCCTCGCAGCAGGCGTGGGCCTACTTCGACCTCGGCGCCCGCCTGTGGGAGTTCGCGCTGGGCGGCCTGCTCGCCCTCGCGCTGCCGCACCTGCGCCTCCCGATGTGGCTGCGCGTGCTGCTGGGCTGGACCGGCGTGGCCGCCCTGGTGCTGTGCGGCCTGCTGGTGCAGGTCTCCACGCTCTTCCCCGGCTACATCGCGCTGTGGCCGACCATGGCCGCGGTGCTGGTGATCGCGGCCGGCACCACCGGCCGCCCGCTGGCCGTGGACCGCCTGCTCAACCTGCGCGCCATGCACTACGTCGGCGACCACGCCTACGCGCTCTACCTGTGGCACTGGCCCGTGCTGATCTGCTACCTGGAGGTCACCGACCGCACCCTGCCCAGCCTCACCGGCGGGTTCGCGGTCCTGGCGGTGTCGATGCTGCTCGCGGTCGCCACCCGGTGGATCACCGAGACCCGGGTCGACGTGTTCACCCGGGTGCGCCCCGCGCGCCGGTGGTCGCTGGCGGTGGGCGCGGCGTTCCTGGTGCCCGTCCTGGCGGCCACCGGCCTGTGGTCGGGCTACCTGACCGAGCAGCAGCGCCAGCAGGAGTTGGCCGTCGAGCAGTCCGGCTCCTACACCGGCGCGCAGGCGCTCACGGCGCCGGCCGCCCAGCAGGACCAGGCCCCGGTGCCGGTCTACCCCGCGCCCGCCGACGCCGCCGACGACGTCCCCCGCACCTATGCCGACGGCTGCAACCAGGAGACCGGCAAGTCCGAGGTCCTGACCTGCGTCTACGGCCCCGACGACGCCGAGCACACCGTCGCCCTGGTGGGCGCCTCCCATGCGGCGCACTGGTTCCCCGCGCTGATGGAGATCGCCGAGGACCGCGACTGGCGGGTCGTCAACATCATCAAGGGTTCGTGCCTGTTCACCGACATCGTGCAGGTCTACCGGGGCGAGGAGTACCACTCCTGCGCTCAGTGGAACTCCGGGGTGCTCGACGAACTGCGGCGGCTGCGGCCCGACGCCGTGTTCACCACCGCCACCAGCACCAGCATCGACGGCGAGGCCGGGTTCGGCGGCGAGGTCGTGGTCGAGGGCTACGTGGACCGCTGGCGGGAGCTGGACCGCATGGGCATCGACGTCGTCGCGGTCCGCGACACCCCGCGCATGCCCTTCGACGCCCCCGAGTGCGTCGCCGAGGACGGCCCCGAGGCGTGCGTTGCCGACCGCTCGTTCTCCATGGACGCGGAGTCCCCGCTGGAGAAGCTGGAGGACGTCCCCGACAACGTCGCGTTCATCGACATGACCGACCACATGTGCGACGGCGACCGGTGCCCGGCGGTGATCGGCAACATCCTCGTGTACTGGGACACCGGCCACATCACCACCACCTACATGCGCACGCTGGCCCCCGGGCTGGGGGAGCGCATCGCGGCGGCCACCGACCTGTGA